One genomic region from Bdellovibrionota bacterium encodes:
- a CDS encoding LysR family transcriptional regulator, with amino-acid sequence MANVGDYEKKYRLNDLKIFVETSQCSTFSQAANKLEISQPAVSESIKRLEEDLSTTLFYRSRNGIQLTSSGKIILDKAHAALQSLDELYLSKDGMFSGRTISVGCHSTVAQYFIPTALSYLKKQAPDYKIQLVHDLSRNIQSQIQFGNIDIGIIINPVEVPDLIITKLATDEVSVWTSKSGTDFNTIICNQHLFQSQSILKKWKNKPSKILGTDNLDLICRLVHEEIGYGIIPERAVSLSKFPLKKMSSLPSYKDDICLVYRPEFGKIPSEKLVVEALKKAIT; translated from the coding sequence ATGGCGAATGTAGGAGATTACGAAAAAAAATATAGGTTGAACGATTTAAAGATCTTTGTGGAGACAAGTCAGTGTTCTACTTTTTCACAAGCGGCGAATAAATTGGAAATCAGTCAACCAGCGGTTTCGGAATCTATAAAGAGGTTGGAAGAAGATTTGAGTACAACTCTTTTTTATAGATCAAGAAATGGAATTCAGCTCACATCATCAGGAAAAATAATTTTAGATAAGGCGCATGCCGCGCTTCAGTCTTTAGATGAATTATATCTTTCGAAAGATGGGATGTTCTCAGGAAGGACAATTTCCGTTGGTTGTCATTCTACCGTTGCACAATATTTTATACCTACTGCGCTTTCATACTTAAAAAAACAAGCTCCAGATTACAAAATACAATTGGTTCATGATCTTTCGAGAAATATTCAATCCCAAATCCAATTTGGAAATATTGATATTGGAATTATAATTAATCCTGTAGAAGTTCCTGATCTCATTATCACAAAGCTAGCAACTGATGAAGTCTCTGTATGGACTTCAAAATCTGGAACTGATTTTAATACAATAATTTGTAATCAGCATTTGTTTCAAAGTCAGTCCATTTTAAAAAAATGGAAAAATAAACCTTCTAAAATTCTAGGTACAGATAATTTGGATTTAATTTGTAGACTTGTGCATGAAGAGATTGGATATGGGATCATTCCAGAGAGAGCGGTGAGTTTGTCCAAATTCCCATTGAAGAAGATGTCTTCTCTTCCGTCTTACAAAGACGATATTTGCTTGGTTTATCGTCCTGAGTTTGGAAAAATTCCTTCGGAAAAACTAGTGGTGGAGGCTTTGAAAAAAGCTATTACTTAA
- a CDS encoding biotin/lipoyl-containing protein has translation MKKLELNINGKKLKGYAEKVGKDFWVSVNGKTFKYEDSASKKRNAKANVSNPNQILAPMPGKITAIKKSSGDVIIGDVVIMMEAMKMEYSLKANKDGKIKKILAKEGDQVTQGQLLVEIE, from the coding sequence ATGAAAAAATTAGAGCTCAATATCAACGGAAAAAAATTAAAAGGCTATGCAGAAAAAGTAGGAAAAGATTTTTGGGTTTCGGTGAATGGAAAAACTTTTAAATACGAGGACAGTGCCAGCAAAAAAAGAAATGCTAAAGCAAATGTTTCTAACCCAAATCAAATTTTAGCACCAATGCCGGGTAAGATTACCGCAATAAAAAAATCTTCAGGTGATGTCATCATCGGTGATGTGGTGATCATGATGGAAGCCATGAAGATGGAATACAGCCTTAAGGCAAATAAAGATGGTAAGATAAAAAAAATCCTAGCCAAAGAAGGCGACCAGGTCACTCAAGGTCAGTTGCTGGTGGAAATAGAATAG
- a CDS encoding hydroxymethylglutaryl-CoA lyase: MTKIKIVEVGPRDGLQNEKKFLKLNIRCEFISKLVDAGLKDIEIGAFVSSEKIPQMAGSAEIVKNILNTFPNKDIHFPVLVPNERGMNDAITAGAKEVAVFTAASESFSMANINCTIEESFKRFEPVMALAKKHKIKVRGYLSTCFYCPYEGKIKPQKVVPLAKKLIAMGCYQVSIGDTLGAANPKEVKTLIQMLKRSIPIKKLAMHFHDTRGTALANILQSYELGITTFDSSLGGFPYAPGAQGNVSTEDVVYMFDGMGVKTGVDLAKLIEVNHWMTKQMEKALPSRVGKAGLPKI, encoded by the coding sequence ATGACAAAAATTAAAATCGTAGAAGTTGGTCCCCGAGACGGGCTTCAAAACGAAAAGAAATTTTTAAAACTCAATATTAGATGCGAATTCATTTCTAAATTAGTGGATGCAGGCCTTAAGGACATAGAGATCGGCGCTTTCGTATCTTCAGAGAAAATACCGCAAATGGCTGGCTCAGCCGAAATTGTAAAAAACATTCTAAATACGTTTCCAAATAAAGATATTCACTTTCCAGTTCTAGTTCCAAACGAACGCGGGATGAATGATGCCATCACGGCGGGCGCAAAAGAGGTTGCGGTATTTACGGCGGCCTCAGAATCTTTTTCTATGGCCAATATCAATTGTACAATTGAAGAATCATTTAAAAGATTTGAGCCTGTGATGGCGCTGGCCAAGAAGCATAAAATCAAGGTTCGTGGATATTTAAGTACATGCTTCTACTGTCCTTACGAGGGGAAAATAAAACCTCAAAAAGTAGTACCTCTTGCTAAAAAATTGATCGCGATGGGTTGCTATCAAGTTTCGATTGGAGATACTCTTGGTGCTGCCAATCCTAAAGAAGTAAAAACGTTAATTCAAATGTTGAAGAGATCAATTCCTATAAAAAAATTGGCCATGCATTTTCACGACACTAGAGGAACAGCATTAGCAAATATACTTCAGAGTTACGAACTCGGGATCACGACATTTGATTCTAGTCTCGGAGGTTTTCCTTATGCGCCGGGTGCTCAAGGTAATGTTTCTACCGAAGATGTTGTGTATATGTTTGATGGCATGGGAGTTAAAACTGGAGTGGATCTCGCAAAACTTATCGAAGTGAACCATTGGATGACAAAGCAGATGGAAAAAGCTTTACCGAGCAGAGTCGGTAAAGCGGGTCTTCCAAAAATTTAA
- a CDS encoding TonB-dependent receptor gives MIMKTDSSLSTLDKARHVNLDTSIYGSFAEIGAGQETTRFFFQAGKASQTIAKTMSAYDMTFSDAIYGKEKNGRYVCESRLLKMLEKEYSLLEERLGETRGKDTKFFAYANTVAAKSVNGIGDGRGWVGIRYQTKPRGPIHDIVLHVKLKDSRNLLQQETLGIVGTNLIHAAFNNWESPKDFIISLMDSLDSRRAEINFIRFSGPAFEKHDNHILNLYLVQNGFTDAVVFDHNGQIIEPTDLLYGKHVVILRGRYRPITNVHMDIIESGLKHALKENKNITKKDVIVLAELTLNNLTTAEKIDAQDFLARVETLAAQNIPVMISNFAEYYKLKIYFNKIKHNDVRILMGANMLKEVFNEKYYENLQGGILEGLGDIFKSNCKILVYPFKDEKGTLDAESFKPSKNIQPIYEYFIQNKMIEDIEPVDNACLEINTQTIVSDIVAKNKNWEAKVPASVIKIIKDQKLFGYK, from the coding sequence ATGATAATGAAAACAGATTCATCACTTTCAACTTTAGATAAAGCTCGCCACGTCAACCTTGATACTTCAATCTACGGATCTTTTGCTGAGATTGGTGCCGGTCAAGAGACCACAAGATTTTTCTTTCAAGCTGGCAAAGCCTCTCAAACTATCGCAAAAACAATGTCCGCCTATGATATGACTTTTAGTGATGCGATTTACGGCAAAGAAAAAAATGGAAGATATGTTTGCGAAAGCAGGCTTTTAAAAATGCTAGAAAAAGAATACAGTCTTCTCGAAGAGCGTCTCGGAGAAACAAGAGGCAAAGATACAAAATTTTTCGCATATGCAAACACGGTTGCAGCGAAAAGTGTAAATGGTATTGGTGATGGCAGAGGTTGGGTCGGTATTCGTTATCAAACAAAACCTCGTGGGCCAATTCACGATATCGTTCTGCACGTTAAGCTCAAGGATTCGAGAAACCTACTTCAACAAGAAACCCTGGGCATTGTTGGAACAAATCTAATTCATGCAGCTTTTAATAACTGGGAATCTCCCAAAGATTTTATTATTTCACTGATGGACAGTTTAGACTCAAGAAGAGCTGAGATCAACTTCATCAGATTCTCCGGACCCGCTTTTGAAAAGCATGATAATCATATTTTAAATCTCTACCTCGTTCAGAATGGATTCACAGATGCAGTGGTGTTTGATCACAATGGTCAGATCATTGAACCTACAGATCTTCTTTATGGAAAACACGTCGTGATCTTGCGTGGACGATACAGGCCGATCACAAATGTTCATATGGACATTATTGAAAGCGGACTTAAGCATGCTTTAAAGGAAAATAAAAATATCACCAAAAAAGATGTTATAGTTCTTGCTGAGCTAACCTTAAATAACCTAACAACCGCAGAAAAAATTGACGCTCAAGATTTTCTAGCAAGAGTCGAAACTCTCGCCGCTCAAAATATTCCCGTGATGATTTCAAACTTCGCCGAATACTATAAACTCAAAATCTACTTCAATAAAATCAAGCATAACGACGTAAGAATTCTTATGGGTGCAAATATGCTTAAAGAAGTCTTTAATGAAAAGTATTATGAAAACCTCCAAGGCGGAATTTTAGAGGGCTTAGGGGATATCTTTAAGAGTAACTGCAAGATACTAGTTTATCCATTCAAAGATGAAAAAGGCACTCTGGACGCTGAAAGCTTTAAACCCTCGAAGAACATTCAGCCTATCTACGAATATTTTATCCAAAACAAAATGATCGAAGATATCGAGCCCGTCGACAATGCTTGTTTGGAAATCAACACTCAAACTATCGTAAGCGACATTGTGGCCAAAAATAAAAACTGGGAGGCGAAAGTCCCAGCTTCAGTGATTAAAATCATTAAAGACCAAAAATTATTTGGCTATAAGTAG
- a CDS encoding biotin carboxylase N-terminal domain-containing protein: MAIKKIKKLGIANRGEVAFRIHVAAQELGIPTVLLHSEADIQSKAYRMCDETVCIGASPTSESYLNINRVIQGALSKGCDAIHPGFGFLSENAEFAQKCLDAGIQFVGPKPQAIQMMGDKISARQCAIQSGVPVVPGYDGEDQSQETLLKEAKKIGFPLIIKASNGGGGRGLKISKSEADFFDQLSSAKRESKSAFGSDKVFLEKYLDHAKHIEFQVFGDISGKVFHLYDRECSVQRRHQKIIEEAISPSLTKETRQKMADCAVKVAQEVGYISAGTVEFIYQDHEFYFMEMNTRLQVEHPVTECVTGLDLVKAQLKCAQGETLGWRQEDIKPHGHSIECRLYAEDPYQGGIPSVGLIGSCSFPEGPGRRFEVGFEKGDTITSFYDSMIAKVIVWDETREKTIDKMIKTLQSTVVFGLQTNIPYLIEILNHPEFRSGEMTTQFISKYFADALRPIELSEDEKAFAKLASQMSASSSAADPQAQNVNSPWSSYWRGI; this comes from the coding sequence ATGGCTATAAAGAAGATCAAAAAATTAGGAATAGCAAATAGAGGCGAAGTGGCTTTTCGAATCCACGTGGCGGCACAGGAATTGGGAATTCCCACGGTATTGCTTCACTCTGAAGCGGATATCCAATCCAAAGCTTACAGAATGTGTGACGAGACAGTTTGCATCGGCGCTTCGCCCACCAGCGAAAGTTACTTGAATATCAATCGTGTCATTCAAGGAGCGTTGAGCAAAGGCTGTGATGCTATTCATCCAGGGTTTGGATTTTTATCAGAGAACGCAGAGTTTGCACAAAAATGTTTAGATGCCGGTATCCAATTCGTAGGACCGAAACCTCAAGCCATTCAAATGATGGGTGATAAAATTTCAGCAAGACAATGTGCTATCCAATCTGGAGTACCAGTAGTTCCAGGATACGATGGCGAGGACCAATCTCAAGAGACATTACTTAAAGAAGCAAAAAAAATTGGTTTTCCGCTGATCATCAAAGCCTCTAACGGTGGCGGTGGAAGAGGATTAAAAATTTCTAAATCAGAAGCAGATTTTTTTGATCAATTGTCTTCAGCTAAAAGAGAATCGAAAAGTGCTTTCGGTAGCGACAAAGTTTTCTTAGAAAAATACCTCGACCACGCTAAGCACATCGAGTTCCAAGTCTTTGGTGATATTTCTGGAAAAGTATTTCACCTGTACGATAGAGAATGTTCTGTGCAGAGAAGACATCAAAAAATTATCGAGGAGGCAATTTCTCCTTCTCTCACGAAAGAAACAAGACAAAAGATGGCCGACTGTGCGGTGAAAGTAGCGCAAGAAGTGGGTTACATCAGCGCGGGCACCGTTGAATTTATTTATCAAGATCATGAATTTTACTTTATGGAGATGAATACCAGGCTTCAGGTTGAGCACCCGGTAACTGAATGTGTGACAGGCCTTGATCTTGTAAAAGCCCAACTCAAGTGTGCACAGGGTGAAACATTGGGTTGGCGGCAAGAAGACATTAAGCCTCATGGGCATTCTATAGAGTGCAGACTTTATGCTGAAGATCCATACCAAGGTGGAATTCCATCAGTAGGATTGATCGGGAGCTGCTCGTTTCCTGAGGGGCCAGGTAGAAGATTTGAAGTAGGGTTTGAAAAAGGTGATACCATCACTTCTTTTTATGATTCGATGATCGCAAAAGTGATTGTTTGGGATGAAACCCGAGAGAAAACCATCGATAAGATGATCAAGACTTTACAGTCTACTGTTGTGTTTGGTTTACAAACAAACATTCCCTATCTTATAGAAATTTTAAATCATCCAGAATTTAGATCTGGAGAAATGACTACGCAGTTCATTTCAAAATATTTTGCTGATGCCCTAAGGCCCATTGAGCTTTCTGAGGACGAAAAGGCTTTTGCTAAACTGGCGTCACAAATGTCGGCAAGTTCAAGTGCTGCGGATCCGCAAGCGCAAAATGTCAACTCTCCTTGGAGTTCCTACTGGAGAGGCATATGA